The Verrucomicrobium spinosum DSM 4136 = JCM 18804 genome includes a region encoding these proteins:
- a CDS encoding alpha/beta hydrolase has product MKLSPTPVLASILLTAALAGPLHAQKAAPGVTLEKDITYLEPDRKEKADLYQPATPPPSGTLYPAVVIIHGGGWTGGVKNAAREENIGNTLATHGYVALSIDYKLHDPKSPPDQICWPQNLHDCKTAVRWLHKNAERLHIDPKRIGAIGGSAGGHLTSMLAVTQAKDGLDPKGPYGEYPCDIKCAVDLYGPIEFLSWKDVAALRKSRAQAPDLYKQFSVTTYLDKNAPPFLILHGTADTTVDVEQSRLFARALEKVGVEHQIEIIEGAPHTFHLQPKQKDLRPLVLAFFDKHLKEK; this is encoded by the coding sequence ATGAAACTCTCCCCAACTCCCGTTCTTGCGTCGATCCTCCTCACCGCGGCTCTGGCGGGCCCTCTTCATGCCCAGAAGGCCGCCCCGGGCGTCACGCTGGAGAAAGACATCACCTACCTTGAACCCGACCGGAAGGAGAAGGCCGATCTCTACCAGCCTGCCACCCCTCCCCCATCCGGCACGCTCTATCCGGCAGTGGTCATCATCCACGGCGGCGGCTGGACCGGCGGAGTGAAGAACGCCGCCCGCGAGGAGAACATCGGCAACACCCTGGCCACCCACGGCTACGTGGCACTCAGCATCGACTACAAGCTCCACGATCCCAAGAGCCCGCCGGACCAGATCTGCTGGCCGCAGAACCTGCACGACTGCAAGACGGCTGTGCGCTGGCTGCACAAGAACGCCGAACGCCTTCACATTGATCCCAAGCGCATCGGGGCCATCGGTGGCTCCGCCGGAGGCCACCTCACCTCCATGCTGGCAGTCACCCAGGCCAAGGACGGGCTTGATCCAAAGGGGCCCTATGGCGAGTACCCCTGCGACATCAAGTGCGCCGTGGACCTGTACGGGCCCATTGAATTCCTGTCCTGGAAAGACGTCGCCGCCCTGCGCAAGTCTCGCGCCCAGGCCCCGGACCTGTACAAGCAGTTCTCCGTGACCACGTACCTGGACAAGAACGCCCCACCCTTCCTCATCCTGCACGGCACCGCCGATACCACGGTGGATGTGGAGCAGTCCCGCCTTTTTGCCCGGGCTCTGGAGAAGGTCGGCGTGGAGCACCAGATCGAGATCATCGAGGGTGCCCCGCACACCTTCCACCTCCAGCCGAAGCAGAAGGACCTCCGCCCCCTGGTGCTGGCGTTTTTTGACAAGCATCTGAAGGAAAAATAG
- the urtD gene encoding urea ABC transporter ATP-binding protein UrtD, whose product MSQKPFLLAAEGLNKSFSGFKAITDLSFYLDEGELRTVIGPNGAGKTTFLDLITGRTKPDTGTLQFEGTHDLLHKNEYEIYRLGIGRKFQTPTVYTDHSVFENLLLSLGGSRSVWKSLFYRLKSEDKDRIESILKTINLTDRAHWKAGALAHGQKQWLEIGMLLAQNAKLLLVDEPAAGMTDEETHRTGELLLSLAGKHTIVVIEHDMTFVRQISKDRRVTVLHQGSVLCEGSVDFVQSNERVIEVYLGRKSKAA is encoded by the coding sequence ATGAGCCAGAAACCTTTCCTCCTCGCCGCCGAAGGCCTGAACAAGAGCTTCTCTGGATTCAAGGCCATCACCGATCTCTCTTTCTACCTGGATGAAGGTGAGCTACGCACCGTCATCGGCCCCAACGGTGCCGGCAAGACCACCTTCCTGGACCTGATCACCGGACGCACCAAGCCGGACACGGGCACGCTCCAGTTTGAGGGAACACACGACCTGCTGCACAAGAACGAGTACGAGATCTACCGCCTCGGCATTGGTCGCAAGTTCCAGACCCCCACAGTGTACACGGACCACTCCGTCTTTGAAAACCTGCTGCTCAGCCTGGGTGGCTCCCGCAGTGTGTGGAAGAGCCTCTTCTACCGGCTCAAGTCCGAGGACAAGGACCGCATTGAGAGCATCCTCAAGACGATCAACCTCACCGACCGCGCCCACTGGAAGGCCGGTGCGCTTGCCCACGGCCAAAAGCAGTGGTTGGAGATCGGCATGCTCCTGGCCCAGAACGCAAAGCTGCTCCTGGTGGATGAGCCCGCCGCCGGCATGACGGACGAGGAAACACACCGCACGGGGGAGCTCCTCCTCTCCCTCGCCGGCAAGCACACCATCGTGGTGATCGAGCACGACATGACCTTCGTGCGCCAGATCTCCAAAGACCGCCGCGTGACGGTGCTCCACCAGGGCTCGGTGCTCTGCGAAGGCTCGGTGGATTTCGTCCAGAGCAACGAGCGCGTGATCGAAGTGTACCTCGGTCGCAAGTCGAAGGCCGCCTGA
- a CDS encoding Gfo/Idh/MocA family protein, producing MMKENGNLESPSTRVWGSEKTELSRRSFHRVMMGAGLAVGLGTSSARAAAGAGRLKIGQIGTKHAHAGGQLAAVRSCAYFEVVGVVEPDEAQRLKVKDHPDYAGLPWLTEEQLFNTPGLQAVAVETDVAGLLDAAEKVVKAGLHLHLDKPAGESLPQFQRILETATQHKKLVKMGYMFRCNPAFQLMIQAVREGWLGRVFAIHAEMSKLLSDGERQGLVQYKGGSMFELGCHLIDSVVRVLGKPEAVMPHVRKTRSDNWPDNMLAVLDYKEATVSLRSSMVEVDGGSRRQFVVCGEYGTVEIRPLEPAGMILTLDRPRGPYKKGRQEVKFEKAPRYLADWVDFAKAIRGEVKWEFTAEHDLIVQETVLRAAGLME from the coding sequence ATGATGAAAGAGAACGGGAACTTGGAGTCACCCAGCACACGGGTGTGGGGATCAGAGAAAACTGAGCTGTCACGCCGGTCCTTTCACCGGGTGATGATGGGGGCTGGGCTGGCGGTGGGACTGGGGACGAGCTCCGCTCGCGCAGCCGCCGGGGCGGGGCGTCTCAAGATTGGCCAGATTGGTACCAAGCATGCTCACGCCGGAGGCCAGTTGGCGGCGGTGCGATCCTGTGCTTACTTTGAAGTGGTGGGGGTGGTGGAGCCGGATGAAGCCCAGCGGCTGAAGGTCAAAGATCACCCAGACTATGCCGGGTTGCCCTGGCTGACGGAGGAGCAGCTCTTCAACACCCCCGGGCTGCAAGCGGTGGCGGTGGAGACGGATGTGGCCGGGCTGCTGGATGCAGCCGAGAAGGTGGTGAAGGCGGGGCTGCACCTGCATCTGGACAAGCCGGCGGGCGAATCCCTGCCGCAGTTCCAGCGCATCCTGGAGACAGCCACCCAGCACAAGAAGCTCGTGAAGATGGGCTATATGTTCCGGTGCAATCCCGCCTTTCAGCTCATGATCCAGGCCGTGCGGGAAGGCTGGCTCGGTCGGGTCTTCGCCATCCATGCCGAGATGAGCAAGCTCCTCAGCGATGGTGAGCGTCAGGGGCTGGTGCAGTACAAAGGCGGTTCCATGTTTGAACTGGGCTGCCACCTCATCGATTCCGTAGTGCGTGTCCTGGGCAAACCGGAGGCGGTGATGCCGCATGTGCGCAAGACGCGCTCAGACAACTGGCCGGACAACATGCTGGCCGTGCTGGACTACAAGGAAGCCACCGTGAGCCTGCGCAGCAGCATGGTGGAGGTGGATGGCGGCTCCCGGCGTCAGTTCGTGGTCTGTGGTGAATACGGCACGGTGGAGATCCGCCCTCTGGAGCCCGCCGGCATGATCCTCACTCTCGATCGCCCGCGCGGCCCTTACAAAAAAGGCCGCCAGGAAGTGAAGTTTGAAAAAGCCCCGCGCTATCTGGCCGACTGGGTGGACTTCGCCAAAGCCATCCGCGGTGAGGTGAAATGGGAGTTTACCGCCGAGCACGATTTGATCGTGCAGGAGACGGTGTTGAGGGCGGCGGGGTTGATGGAGTAA
- the urtB gene encoding urea ABC transporter permease subunit UrtB, whose product MRSSTLAADGPATSEATVRAAVVEALTKQESAEQVAAIRKIPADAGPIATELLTLWKEGGIYLHEDDEGKITPVTLTGEKDADGKQAALLVLDKSPFKDAEGKPILIDPAEVSGAETDSNIRRAMKDLTDMAALSNPDLKIRLRAVSDVGLELNLEKLPALLERQKVETHPGVKKALEQSIALTQLKSPDDAERIKACAALGAMGSIPSQDALKTLASEATKEGKKEVAAAATAALEKIAAHVKVVNTAGTMFRGLSTGSILLVVAIGLAITFGLMGVINMAHGELLVVGAYTTYVVQCIFGAGLTLAPFSQSSLTFTIPGMHATGATFSVYFLVALPCSFLMAALVGIGLERGIIRFLYKRPLESLLATWGVSIVMQQLLRLIFGPQNVALESPAWLSGSWVVNDIAFNWNRLFVIGFAVIIIVLTWAVLNKTPLGLLIRSVMQNRDMAACMGVRTERVNMLTFGFGSGLAGLAGAFISQIDNVGPYTGQNYIVDSFMTVVVGGVGNMIGTVISALGIGVVDQSLQQILGNPVLGKILVLGTIILFLQWRPQGIFVTRSRSLES is encoded by the coding sequence ATGAGGTCCAGCACACTGGCGGCAGACGGCCCCGCCACCTCTGAGGCCACGGTGCGAGCCGCGGTGGTGGAGGCACTCACAAAACAAGAGAGCGCCGAGCAAGTGGCTGCGATCCGCAAGATCCCTGCCGATGCAGGTCCGATCGCGACAGAGCTCCTGACGCTCTGGAAAGAAGGCGGCATCTATCTTCACGAGGACGACGAGGGCAAGATTACCCCAGTGACTCTCACCGGCGAGAAGGATGCCGACGGCAAACAGGCCGCCCTGCTCGTCCTCGACAAGTCCCCTTTCAAGGATGCTGAGGGCAAACCTATCTTGATTGACCCGGCCGAGGTCAGCGGTGCAGAGACGGACTCCAACATCCGCCGTGCCATGAAGGATCTCACAGACATGGCGGCCCTCTCCAATCCGGATCTCAAGATCCGCCTTCGTGCCGTCAGTGATGTGGGCCTGGAGTTGAATCTCGAAAAGCTGCCTGCTCTTCTCGAACGTCAAAAGGTGGAGACGCATCCGGGAGTGAAAAAGGCCCTCGAACAATCCATCGCACTGACCCAGCTCAAGTCGCCCGATGATGCCGAACGCATCAAGGCTTGCGCCGCCCTCGGGGCCATGGGGTCCATCCCCAGCCAGGATGCACTGAAGACGCTCGCGTCTGAAGCCACAAAGGAAGGCAAAAAGGAGGTCGCCGCCGCAGCCACTGCCGCCTTGGAGAAGATCGCCGCCCACGTAAAGGTGGTGAACACCGCTGGCACCATGTTCCGCGGCCTTTCCACCGGTTCCATCCTGCTCGTGGTCGCCATCGGTCTGGCCATCACTTTCGGCCTCATGGGCGTGATCAACATGGCCCACGGTGAACTGCTCGTTGTCGGTGCCTACACGACTTATGTGGTGCAGTGCATCTTCGGTGCCGGGCTCACGCTCGCGCCATTCAGCCAGAGTTCGCTGACGTTCACCATCCCCGGCATGCATGCCACAGGGGCCACGTTCAGCGTGTACTTCCTCGTCGCACTGCCCTGTAGTTTCCTCATGGCAGCCCTCGTAGGCATCGGCCTGGAGCGCGGTATCATCCGCTTCCTCTACAAGCGCCCGCTGGAGTCCCTGCTCGCCACCTGGGGCGTCTCCATTGTCATGCAGCAGTTGCTGCGCCTCATCTTCGGCCCGCAAAACGTGGCCCTGGAAAGCCCTGCGTGGCTCTCTGGCAGCTGGGTGGTGAATGACATCGCGTTCAACTGGAACCGTCTCTTTGTGATTGGCTTTGCGGTCATCATCATCGTGCTCACCTGGGCAGTGCTGAACAAGACGCCGCTGGGTCTCCTCATCCGCTCCGTAATGCAAAACCGCGACATGGCCGCCTGCATGGGCGTGCGAACGGAGCGCGTGAACATGCTCACCTTCGGCTTCGGCAGTGGCCTGGCAGGTCTGGCAGGCGCGTTCATCTCCCAGATCGACAACGTCGGTCCCTACACCGGTCAGAATTACATCGTGGACTCCTTCATGACGGTGGTCGTGGGCGGCGTCGGCAACATGATCGGCACCGTCATCAGCGCCCTCGGCATCGGGGTCGTTGACCAGTCTCTCCAGCAAATCCTCGGCAACCCGGTGCTCGGGAAGATCCTCGTGCTGGGCACCATCATCCTGTTCCTGCAGTGGAGACCGCAGGGCATCTTCGTCACCCGCAGCCGCAGCCTCGAATCCTGA
- a CDS encoding IS4-like element ISVsp5 family transposase: MKFKPAKVIGSVLGQLCKLIPGHLVANLCAQHHHGSQPRTFSSWSHVVSLLYAQLTHSISLNDVCDSLRHHAGALAAIRGATPPARNTLSHANKNRDSDLMETLFWKMLDHLQHRHPGFGLRYEGLPRRFRRAIYAIDSSTIALVANCMSWAKHRQRKAAAKLHLRLNLQTFLPAFAIIEEASHHDDSRSRALCASLKDGEIALFDKAYINFAHLWELTGRGIFWVTRAKDNMSYRVTRKLQARPQGKVLRDDLIVLKGARSLSQHPGPLRRVEMLVELDGKEVRMAFITNQTEWAASTVGELYQSRWGIEVFFKQIKQTLCICDFLGHSKNAIRWQLWAALLLYVLLRFLAQVSGWPHSFTRLFTMIRGVTWSRVDLLRLLAFYGTAGGPWKMRASPQSVYLPGLEPPVYGTAGVA; the protein is encoded by the coding sequence ATGAAATTCAAACCAGCCAAAGTCATTGGAAGCGTTCTGGGGCAGCTTTGCAAGCTCATTCCCGGGCACTTGGTCGCGAACCTCTGCGCTCAACACCACCACGGCAGCCAGCCGCGCACCTTCAGTTCCTGGAGTCACGTGGTCAGCCTGCTCTACGCGCAACTGACACACTCCATCAGTCTCAACGATGTGTGCGACAGCTTGAGGCATCATGCCGGGGCCCTCGCTGCCATCCGCGGAGCGACACCGCCAGCCCGCAACACCCTGTCCCATGCCAATAAGAATCGGGACAGCGACCTGATGGAGACCCTCTTTTGGAAGATGTTGGATCATCTCCAGCATCGGCACCCCGGGTTTGGCCTGCGCTATGAAGGACTGCCCCGGCGGTTTAGACGGGCCATCTACGCCATCGACTCCAGCACCATCGCCCTGGTGGCCAACTGTATGAGTTGGGCCAAGCACCGGCAGCGCAAGGCGGCGGCCAAGCTCCATTTGCGTCTCAACCTGCAAACCTTCCTGCCAGCCTTTGCCATCATCGAAGAAGCCTCTCATCATGATGACTCGCGCTCCCGCGCGCTTTGTGCCAGCCTCAAAGACGGGGAAATTGCCTTGTTTGACAAGGCTTACATCAACTTTGCCCACCTCTGGGAGTTGACCGGGCGGGGCATCTTCTGGGTCACCCGTGCCAAGGACAACATGAGCTACCGGGTGACGCGCAAGCTCCAGGCACGGCCGCAAGGCAAGGTGCTGCGCGATGACCTCATTGTGCTCAAAGGAGCCAGGAGCCTTTCGCAACATCCCGGCCCGCTGCGCCGGGTGGAGATGCTCGTGGAGCTTGACGGCAAGGAAGTGCGCATGGCCTTTATCACCAACCAGACAGAATGGGCCGCCAGCACGGTAGGAGAACTCTACCAGAGCCGCTGGGGCATTGAAGTGTTCTTCAAGCAGATCAAGCAAACGCTCTGCATCTGTGATTTTTTGGGACATAGCAAAAACGCGATCCGCTGGCAGCTCTGGGCGGCCCTGTTGCTCTATGTGCTGCTGCGGTTCCTGGCACAAGTATCGGGCTGGCCGCACAGCTTCACCCGCCTCTTCACGATGATCCGAGGGGTGACTTGGAGCCGGGTGGATCTGCTCAGATTGCTGGCGTTCTATGGGACAGCAGGCGGTCCATGGAAGATGCGAGCCAGCCCGCAAAGCGTGTATCTGCCTGGGCTGGAGCCCCCCGTCTATGGGACAGCAGGCGTCGCATAA
- the urtC gene encoding urea ABC transporter permease subunit UrtC — protein sequence MNRSFQRRESIIFFAFALLLVVILPLASSIGWISPFTLNTWGKYLSYAILAIAVDLLWGYTGLLSLGQALFFSLGGYMMGMYLMLMIGKLGQYKSDLPDFLVFLGHTQLPAIWKPFYSFPFALLMVVVIPGILAFIFGYLAFRSRIKGVYFSILTQALTYGAALMFFRNDLNMGGNNGFTDFRFILGADIRSDGTKRTLFIVTAIVLLGVYAGCRWLTTTKFGLIQRAVRDSENRVLFSGYAAANYKLFVFVLCAIIASLGGSLFVTQVGIINPSEMTTQKSLEAVVWVAVGGRGTLIGPILGAIGVNSLQSWATRAMPDYWLLFLGAGFTLAVLFMPKGLVGLPLQLRNAFVKYKSRSAADEDAPQIPAAAITVKPTPSTPSSPSAE from the coding sequence ATGAACCGCTCCTTCCAACGCCGCGAAAGCATCATCTTCTTTGCTTTTGCCCTCCTCCTCGTCGTCATCCTGCCGCTGGCCAGTTCCATCGGTTGGATCAGCCCCTTCACGCTCAACACCTGGGGCAAGTACCTCTCCTACGCCATCCTGGCCATCGCCGTGGATTTGCTCTGGGGTTACACAGGTCTCTTGAGTCTTGGTCAGGCCCTCTTCTTCTCCCTGGGCGGCTATATGATGGGCATGTACCTCATGCTCATGATCGGCAAGCTGGGGCAGTACAAGAGTGATTTGCCAGACTTCCTGGTGTTCCTTGGCCACACCCAACTTCCCGCCATCTGGAAGCCTTTCTACTCCTTCCCGTTTGCGCTGCTCATGGTGGTGGTGATTCCAGGCATTCTTGCCTTCATCTTCGGTTACCTCGCGTTCCGCTCCCGGATCAAGGGCGTCTATTTCTCGATCCTCACGCAGGCACTGACCTACGGCGCGGCGCTGATGTTCTTCCGCAATGACTTGAACATGGGCGGCAACAACGGCTTCACTGACTTCCGATTCATCTTGGGGGCCGACATCCGGAGTGACGGCACGAAGCGGACGTTGTTCATCGTTACCGCCATCGTGCTGCTGGGCGTCTATGCGGGCTGCCGCTGGCTCACCACCACCAAGTTCGGACTCATTCAACGGGCCGTGCGTGACAGCGAGAATCGTGTGCTTTTCTCCGGCTACGCTGCGGCGAACTACAAGCTTTTCGTGTTCGTACTGTGCGCCATCATCGCCTCGCTTGGCGGTTCCCTTTTCGTGACTCAAGTGGGCATCATCAACCCCAGTGAGATGACCACACAAAAGTCGTTGGAGGCAGTGGTCTGGGTCGCTGTCGGCGGACGCGGCACTTTGATCGGCCCCATCCTCGGTGCCATCGGGGTGAACTCCCTGCAGAGCTGGGCCACCCGTGCGATGCCGGACTACTGGCTGCTTTTCCTGGGCGCAGGCTTCACCCTGGCGGTGCTCTTCATGCCCAAAGGGCTGGTGGGTCTCCCTCTCCAACTGCGCAATGCCTTTGTGAAGTACAAGTCCCGCTCGGCTGCTGACGAAGACGCCCCGCAGATCCCCGCCGCCGCCATCACGGTCAAGCCCACTCCCAGCACCCCCTCCTCACCCAGCGCTGAATGA
- a CDS encoding PLP-dependent transferase, with translation MRNLLTDPLCKPEDLGSPIPPTPYGISVCLPLWSHVIGYEEKDPAVVGQFRSGYPRFFVPPAIAALFDKVEKEHAQPGERALVFPRLVHAERCANYLRRHRVDAARTLEYGPEALGVTFFPGAAYDLARQFWRFAGEVVSIRQAEFATGAGCQQYTVEAGARANQAIKERLAEITGQRPEDVFLFPSGMAANYAVHRMLTTLLPERRTVQLDFPYVDVLKLQEKFGTGAHFLPFTGEADYDKLRDIIKAEPLAGIFAEVPSNPQLKTVDLRRVSEMLFLEEKDIPIIVDDTVATNVNVDAFLIADVVTTSLTKAFSGVGDVLAGSVILNSDSPFHDEFAEFLNKHADHELWRGDAVVLEENSRDYVDRVKSVSRNGVALFEYLSEHPAVAKVYHSLVDESGIYDHLQRDDGGHGCLLSFVLKDPSKAPAVYDAMKFCKGPSLGTNYTLVCPYTLLAHYDELDWAETCGVDRSLIRVSVGLEPAEVIIERMKQALAKAE, from the coding sequence GTGCGCAACCTTCTGACCGACCCCCTCTGCAAACCCGAAGACCTCGGCTCGCCCATTCCGCCCACGCCGTATGGGATCTCGGTTTGCCTGCCGCTCTGGTCGCATGTGATCGGGTATGAGGAGAAGGATCCGGCCGTGGTGGGTCAGTTCCGCAGCGGGTATCCCCGCTTCTTTGTGCCGCCAGCCATCGCAGCCCTTTTTGACAAGGTGGAGAAGGAACACGCCCAACCGGGCGAGCGGGCCTTGGTTTTCCCGCGCCTCGTGCACGCAGAGCGCTGCGCCAACTACCTGCGTCGCCATCGCGTCGATGCCGCTCGCACGTTGGAGTATGGGCCGGAAGCCCTGGGAGTGACGTTTTTCCCAGGAGCCGCCTACGATTTGGCCCGGCAATTCTGGCGCTTTGCCGGTGAGGTGGTGAGCATCCGTCAGGCGGAGTTTGCCACCGGGGCTGGTTGCCAGCAGTACACCGTTGAGGCGGGTGCCCGGGCCAATCAAGCTATCAAGGAGCGCTTGGCGGAGATCACCGGGCAGCGTCCAGAGGATGTTTTTCTTTTCCCTTCCGGCATGGCTGCAAACTATGCCGTGCACCGCATGCTCACCACCCTGCTGCCCGAGCGTCGCACGGTGCAGCTCGACTTTCCCTATGTGGATGTGCTGAAGCTCCAGGAAAAGTTCGGCACCGGGGCACACTTCCTGCCTTTCACTGGGGAGGCGGACTACGATAAGCTTCGCGATATCATCAAAGCCGAACCCTTGGCTGGCATCTTTGCCGAGGTCCCCAGCAACCCGCAGCTCAAGACCGTGGACCTGCGCCGGGTGAGTGAGATGCTATTCCTTGAGGAGAAGGATATCCCCATCATCGTGGACGATACCGTGGCCACGAATGTCAATGTGGACGCCTTCCTCATCGCTGACGTGGTCACCACCAGCCTCACCAAGGCTTTCTCAGGCGTGGGTGACGTCCTGGCGGGATCCGTGATCCTGAACAGCGACTCCCCTTTCCACGACGAGTTTGCCGAGTTCCTGAACAAGCACGCCGATCACGAGCTCTGGCGCGGCGATGCCGTGGTGCTGGAGGAGAACTCCCGCGACTACGTGGACCGCGTAAAGTCAGTAAGCCGCAACGGCGTCGCCCTCTTTGAATACCTTTCTGAGCACCCTGCGGTCGCCAAGGTGTATCATAGCCTGGTCGATGAGAGCGGCATCTACGATCACCTCCAGCGTGATGATGGCGGCCACGGTTGCCTGCTTTCCTTTGTCCTCAAGGATCCTTCCAAAGCGCCCGCAGTGTACGATGCGATGAAGTTCTGCAAAGGCCCCAGCCTCGGCACTAACTACACCCTGGTATGCCCCTACACCCTGCTCGCCCACTATGATGAGCTGGACTGGGCTGAGACCTGCGGTGTGGACCGCTCCCTCATCCGCGTCTCTGTGGGTCTGGAGCCTGCGGAAGTCATCATCGAGCGGATGAAACAGGCGCTGGCGAAAGCGGAGTGA
- a CDS encoding trans-sulfuration enzyme family protein, which yields MSQSSPSSPSGSPSQQFETAAIHVGHDWRDQTGAVIPPVYLTSTFEYGNEGGFDYTRSGNPNFRNLQQTLAALEGCRHACVFASGVSAITAVVSTLKSGDVVVLEENVYGCTYRLFARVFEKFGVKPCYFDLSDPANYSKITELKPALVWIESPTNPMLKVLDIAAISEVAKSVNAPVLVDNTFASSYVQQPIALGATLSLLSTTKYSNGHSDALGGAVCTDSDEWQDKMIFAQKALGLQPSPFDAWLTSRGLKTEAIRMERHNSNALTFAERLEQRSGIRWVRYPFLPSHPQYELAKKQMRGGSGIITADLGLNLEETMAFMQRSRYFTKAESLGGIESLICHPASMTHASIPREVRESVGITDGVVRFSVGIEHIEDLWSDVEQALG from the coding sequence GTGTCCCAGTCCTCGCCCTCCTCTCCCTCCGGTTCACCCTCTCAACAGTTTGAAACCGCCGCCATCCATGTTGGCCACGACTGGCGGGATCAAACGGGTGCGGTCATCCCGCCGGTGTACCTCACCAGCACGTTTGAGTACGGCAATGAGGGCGGCTTCGACTACACCCGCTCCGGCAACCCGAATTTCCGGAACCTCCAGCAGACCCTCGCCGCCTTGGAGGGCTGCCGCCACGCCTGCGTCTTCGCCAGCGGCGTGTCCGCCATCACCGCCGTCGTCTCCACACTGAAGTCGGGCGACGTGGTGGTGCTGGAAGAGAACGTCTATGGCTGCACCTACCGCCTCTTCGCCCGGGTGTTCGAGAAGTTTGGCGTGAAGCCCTGCTACTTCGACCTGAGCGATCCGGCCAACTACAGCAAGATCACCGAGCTCAAGCCGGCGCTGGTGTGGATCGAGTCCCCCACCAATCCCATGCTCAAGGTGCTGGACATCGCCGCCATCAGCGAGGTAGCCAAGAGCGTGAACGCCCCGGTGCTGGTGGACAACACCTTTGCCTCCAGTTACGTGCAGCAGCCCATCGCCCTGGGGGCTACGCTCTCCCTGCTCAGCACCACCAAGTACTCCAACGGCCACTCTGACGCCCTCGGCGGTGCCGTCTGCACCGATAGCGATGAGTGGCAGGACAAGATGATCTTTGCCCAGAAGGCTCTGGGACTGCAGCCGTCTCCGTTCGACGCCTGGCTCACCTCCCGTGGTCTCAAGACCGAGGCCATCCGCATGGAGCGACACAACTCCAACGCGCTCACCTTTGCCGAGCGGCTGGAGCAGCGCAGCGGCATCCGCTGGGTGCGTTACCCCTTCCTCCCCTCTCACCCCCAGTACGAACTTGCCAAGAAGCAAATGCGCGGCGGCAGCGGCATCATCACTGCTGATCTAGGGCTGAACCTGGAGGAAACGATGGCATTCATGCAGCGCTCCCGCTATTTCACCAAAGCCGAAAGCCTGGGCGGCATCGAGAGCCTTATTTGCCACCCCGCCAGCATGACGCACGCCAGCATCCCCCGTGAGGTCCGCGAATCGGTGGGCATCACTGATGGCGTCGTTCGCTTCTCCGTGGGCATCGAGCACATCGAGGACCTGTGGTCGGACGTCGAGCAGGCGCTGGGGTGA